In Neisseria dentiae, one DNA window encodes the following:
- a CDS encoding BRO family protein codes for MTNIRLFEQQEIRSHWDDEQEKWYFSIVDIIAVLTEQQDYQSARNYWKVLKNRLLKEGNETVTNCNRLKMLAADGKQRLTDVADTEQLLRLIQSVPSPKAEPVKLWLAQTGSERLNQIQDPELGIRQALQDYRNLGYSDDWINQRLKSIEIRKELTDEWQRVGVHDQQFAVLTNIISQAWSGKTVKEYKQHKGLKKQNLRDNMTSTELILNMLAEASTKDISQAVNPETFAQSKQIAQQGGNVAKVARQELEKQTGKSVITSDNAKTLRKLPEKKSKS; via the coding sequence ATGACAAATATCCGATTATTTGAACAACAAGAAATCCGTTCGCATTGGGATGACGAACAAGAAAAATGGTATTTCTCCATTGTGGATATTATTGCTGTTTTAACCGAACAGCAGGATTATCAAAGTGCGCGAAATTATTGGAAAGTATTAAAAAACAGATTGTTGAAAGAAGGAAATGAAACGGTTACAAATTGTAACCGGTTGAAAATGCTTGCTGCGGACGGCAAACAACGGCTGACCGATGTTGCTGATACAGAGCAGCTTTTGCGCCTTATCCAGTCTGTTCCCAGCCCTAAAGCCGAGCCGGTCAAACTATGGCTGGCGCAAACAGGCAGCGAACGCCTGAATCAGATTCAAGATCCGGAGCTAGGCATTCGGCAAGCTTTGCAGGATTACCGCAACCTCGGCTATTCCGATGATTGGATTAACCAACGGCTGAAAAGCATAGAAATCCGCAAAGAGCTTACCGACGAATGGCAGCGTGTCGGCGTACATGATCAGCAATTCGCCGTTTTAACCAATATCATCAGCCAAGCTTGGTCGGGGAAAACCGTTAAAGAATACAAGCAACACAAAGGATTAAAAAAACAGAATCTGCGCGACAATATGACCAGCACTGAACTGATTTTAAACATGCTTGCCGAAGCGTCAACCAAAGATATTTCCCAAGCCGTTAATCCTGAAACTTTTGCACAAAGCAAACAGATAGCGCAACAAGGCGGCAATGTTGCCAAAGTGGCGCGGCAGGAATTGGAAAAACAAACCGGCAAAAGCGTGATTACCAGCGACAATGCCAAAACATTACGCAAGCTGCCGGAAAAGAAAAGCAAGTCATAA
- a CDS encoding type I restriction-modification system subunit M, with amino-acid sequence MTGIQQRAELQRRIWQIANDVRGSVDGWDFKQYVLGALFYRFISENFAAYIEQGDESVDYSTFPENSPILSQIKEDTVKTKGYFIYPDQLFKNVAAKAHQNEQLNTDLKAIFDAIESSANGYPSEHDIKGLFADFDTTSNRLGNTVAEKNKRLAAVLKGVADLDFGKFEDNQIDLFGDAYEFLISNYAANAGKSGGEFFTPQHVSKLIAKLATYGQTRINKIYDPACGSGSLLLQAKKQFDEHMIEEGFFGQEINHTTYNLARMNMFLHNINYDKFHIELGDTLLNPKLKDGKPFDAIVSNPPYSVKWMGSDDPTLINDERFAPAGILPPKSKADFAFILHALNYLSTRGRAAIVSFPGIFYRGGAEQKIRQYLVDNNYVETVIALAPNLFYGTSIAVNILVLSKGKTDSKTQFIDAGKLFKKETNNNILTDEHIDRIIQLFADKANVPHLAQSVENSTIAANDYNLSVSSYVEAEDTREIVDIAALNAEIKATVAKIDELRQSIDEIIAELEA; translated from the coding sequence ATGACCGGCATCCAGCAACGAGCAGAATTACAACGCCGCATCTGGCAGATTGCCAACGATGTGCGCGGTTCGGTTGACGGTTGGGATTTCAAGCAATATGTTTTAGGTGCGCTGTTTTACCGTTTTATCAGCGAAAATTTCGCCGCCTATATCGAACAAGGCGACGAAAGTGTCGATTATTCAACCTTTCCCGAAAACAGCCCGATTCTCAGCCAAATTAAAGAAGATACCGTCAAAACCAAAGGCTATTTCATCTATCCCGACCAGCTTTTTAAAAACGTTGCCGCCAAAGCGCATCAAAACGAGCAGCTCAACACCGATTTAAAAGCTATTTTTGATGCAATCGAAAGCTCCGCCAACGGCTACCCGTCCGAACACGACATCAAAGGCCTGTTCGCCGATTTCGATACCACATCCAACCGCCTAGGCAACACCGTTGCCGAAAAAAACAAACGCTTGGCCGCCGTGTTGAAAGGTGTGGCAGATTTGGATTTCGGCAAATTCGAAGACAACCAGATCGACCTGTTCGGTGATGCCTACGAATTTCTGATTTCCAACTACGCCGCCAACGCCGGCAAATCGGGTGGCGAATTCTTCACCCCGCAACACGTTTCCAAACTGATTGCCAAACTCGCCACATATGGGCAAACCCGCATCAACAAAATCTACGACCCGGCCTGCGGCTCGGGCAGCCTGCTGTTGCAGGCCAAAAAGCAGTTTGACGAACACATGATCGAAGAAGGCTTTTTCGGGCAGGAAATCAACCACACCACCTACAATCTTGCCCGCATGAACATGTTTCTGCACAACATCAACTACGATAAATTCCATATCGAATTGGGCGATACCCTACTCAACCCCAAATTAAAAGACGGCAAACCCTTTGATGCCATCGTATCCAATCCGCCTTATTCCGTGAAATGGATGGGCAGCGACGACCCCACTCTGATTAACGACGAGCGTTTTGCCCCCGCCGGCATTCTGCCGCCCAAATCCAAAGCCGACTTTGCCTTTATCCTGCACGCTTTAAATTACCTTTCCACCCGCGGCCGCGCCGCCATCGTTTCTTTTCCCGGCATTTTCTACCGTGGCGGTGCGGAGCAGAAAATCCGCCAATATCTGGTTGACAACAATTATGTCGAAACCGTGATTGCACTCGCACCCAATCTTTTTTACGGCACCAGTATCGCCGTCAACATCCTGGTGTTGTCCAAAGGCAAAACCGACAGCAAAACCCAATTTATCGATGCCGGTAAGCTTTTCAAAAAAGAAACCAACAACAACATTCTCACCGACGAACACATCGACCGGATCATCCAACTCTTTGCCGATAAAGCTAACGTGCCCCATCTTGCCCAATCGGTGGAAAACAGCACCATTGCCGCCAACGATTACAACCTTTCCGTCAGCAGCTATGTAGAAGCGGAAGACACCCGCGAAATCGTCGATATTGCCGCACTCAATGCCGAGATTAAAGCCACCGTGGCCAAAATTGACGAATTGCGCCAAAGCATTGACGAGATTATTGCCGAGCTGGAAGCCTGA